A region from the Triticum aestivum cultivar Chinese Spring chromosome 3D, IWGSC CS RefSeq v2.1, whole genome shotgun sequence genome encodes:
- the LOC123079930 gene encoding uncharacterized protein → MHRILPRAASFLDAAAAPARPLLPSSPMPALRLAGPSLSACSMPSTARLRPLPWLRCGGGGAVARRGLCCSAEAARRGDVAAGEGEEEEEGRGSRGGGGRHSPERRQRGRGDAATGSGELLAIPGVGPRNQRKLVEKGFDGVAPLKQLYRDKFFGKSDVKMVEFLQSSVGIIHKNHAESITLFIKESVDEEVKDTDTSKPCRRKRLTFCVEGNISVGKSTFLQRIANETIELRDLVEIVPEPVAKWQDIGPDHFNILDAFYAEPQRYAYTFQNYVFVTRVMQERESSSGIKPLRLMERSVFSDRMVFVRAVHEAKWMNEMEISIYDSWFDPVVSSLPGLVPDGFIYLRASPDTCHKRMMVRKRSEEGGVSLDYLQGLHEKHESWLLPSKGQGSGLLSVSQLPIHMEGSLHPEIRDRVFFLEGDHMHSSIQKVPALILDCENDIDFNKDIEAKRQYARQVAEFFEFVKKKNEALPAETSDGDKSMSPQVMLPGRGDLWFPGGSPLPKSALGSLEFRRAMSSFLPK, encoded by the exons ATGCACAGGATTCTCCCCCGAGCCGCCTCCTTCCTCGACGCGGCCGCGGCCCCGGCCCGGCCGCTGCTGCCCTCCTCCCCCATGCCCGCGCTTCGCCTGGCAGGCCCGTCCCTCTCCGCTTGCTCGATGCCGAGCACCGCGCGCCTCCGCCCCCTGCCGTGGCTGcgctgcggcggtggcggcgcggtcgCGAGGAGGGGGCTCTGCTGCTCCGCCGAGGCGGCGAGACGCGGGGATGTTGCcgcgggagagggggaggaggaggaagaggggaggggCTCCAGAGGAGGTGGGGGTCGTCATTCGCCAGAGAGGAGGCAGAGAGGCCGGGGCGATGCGGCGACGGGGAGCGGGGAGCTGCTCGCCATTCCTGGGGTCGGGCCGCGGAACCAGAGGAAGCTCGTTGAGAAGGGATTCGATGGCGTTGCGCCGCTCAAGCAGCTCTACCGGGATAAG TTCTTTGGCAAGTCTGATGTGAAGATGGTTGAGTTCTTGCAAAGTTCAGTTGGCATCATACACAAGAACCATGCTGAGAGTATAACTTTGTTCATTAAAGAGAGCGTTGATGAGGAGGTGAAAGACACTGACACATCTAAGCCTTGCAGAAGAAAGAGGCTCACCTTTTGTGTTGAAGGGAATATCAGTGTCGGGAAATCTACATTCCTTCAAAGAATTGCCAACGAGACTATCGAACTACGTGACCTTGTGGAAATAGTACCTGAACCTGTTGCAAAGTGGCAGGATATTGGGCCTGATCACTTTAACATACTTGATGCTTTCTATGCTGAACCACAGAGGTATGCTTACACTTTCCAGAATTACGTCTTTGTGACAAGGGTGATGCAAGAGAGGGAGTCTTCAAGTGGAATAAAGCCTCTCCGGCTGATGGAAAGAAGTGTTttcagtgatagaatg GTTTTTGTCCGTGCTGTTCATGAAGCTAAGTGGATGAACGAGATGGAAATCAGCATTTACGATTCCTGGTTCGACCCAGTTGTGTCATCTCTCCCGGGTCTTGTCCCTGATGGTTTTATTTATCTAAGAGCTAGCCCTGACACCTGCCACAAAAGAATGATGGTTCGGAAAAGGTCAGAGGAGGGTGGTGTCAGTCTTGATTACCTTCAAGGTTTGCATGAGAAACATGAAAGCTGGCTACTTCCGTCCAAAGGACAAGGTTCTGGTTTGTTGTCAGTCAGTCAGCTTCCAATTCATATGGAGGGCTCACTACATCCAGAAATACGAGATCGAGTGTTCTTCCTGGAAGGAGATCATATGCATTCTAGTATCCAGAAG GTTCCTGCTCTGATCCTGGACTGTGAAAATGACATTGATTTTAACAAGGACATTGAAGCTAAACGACA ATATGCTCGTCAAGTTGCGGAGTTCTTCGAATTtgtgaagaaaaagaatgaagCTCTTCCTGCTGAGACAAGTGATGGTGACAAGAGTATGAGCCCACAGGTTATGCTTCCTGGCAGAGGTGATTTGTGGTTCCCTGGAGGCAGCCCTTTACCAAAATCTGCTCTAGGATCTCTTGAATTCAGACGGGCGATGTCGTCCTTCCTCCCAAAGTAG